In Mustela nigripes isolate SB6536 chromosome 10, MUSNIG.SB6536, whole genome shotgun sequence, one DNA window encodes the following:
- the MEF2D gene encoding myocyte-specific enhancer factor 2D isoform X1, which produces MGRKKIQIQRITDERNRQVTFTKRKFGLMKKAYELSVLCDCEIALIIFNHSNKLFQYASTDMDKVLLKYTEYNEPHESRTNADIIETLRKKGFNGCDSPEPDGEDSLEQSPLLEDKYRRASEELDGLFRRYGSAVPAPNFAMPVTVPVSSQSSLQFSNPSGSLVTPSLVTSSLTDPRLLSPQQPALQRNSVSPGLPQRPASAGAMLGGDLNSANGACPSPVGNGYVSARASPGLLPVANGSTLNKGIPAKSPPPPTHGAQLGAPSRKPDLRVITSQGGKGLMHHLTEDHLDLNNAQRLGASQSTHSLTTPVVSVATPSLLSQGLPFSSMPTAYNTDYQLSSAELSSLPTFSSPGGLSLGSVTAWPQPTQPAQPPQPQPPQQPPQPPPQPPQQPPQQPQPQPHLVPVSLSSLIPGSPLPHVGAALTVTTHPHISIKSEPVSPSRERSPAPPPPAVFPATRPEPGDGLSSPASGSYETGDRDDGRGDFGPTLGLLRPAQEPEAEGPAVKRMRLDTWTLK; this is translated from the exons ATGGGGAGGAAAAAGATTCAGATCCAGCGGATCACTGATGAGCGGAACCGACAG GTGACATTCACCAAGCGTAAGTTCGGGCTGATGAAGAAGGCGTACGAGCTGAGCGTGCTCTGTGACTGCGAGATCGCGCTCATCATCTTCAACCACTCCAACAAGCTGTTCCAGTACGCCAGCACCGACATGGACAAGGTCCTGCTCAAGTACACCGAGTACAATGAGCCGCACGAGAGCCGCACCAACGCCGACATCATCGAG ACCCTGAGGAAGAAGGGCTTCAACGGCTGTGACAGCCCCGAGCCCGACGGGGAGGACTCGCTGGAGCAGAGCCCCCTGCTGGAGGACAAGTACCGGCGCGCCAGCGAGGAGCTGGACGGGCTCTTCCGGCGCTACGGG TCCGCTGTGCCGGCCCCCAACTTCGCCATGCCTGTCACGGTGCCTGTGTCCAGTCAGAGCTCCCTGCAGTTCAGCAATCCCAGCGGCTCTCTGGTCACCCCTTCCTTGGTGACGTCATCCCTCACGGACCCGCGGCTCCTGTCCCCCCAGCAGCCAGCGCTGCAGAGGAACAGCGTGTCCCCGGGCCTGCCCCAGCGGCCGGCCAGCGcag GGGCCATGCTGGGGGGTGACCTCAACAGTGCTAACGGAGCCTGCCCCAGCCCTGTCG GGAACGGCTATGTCAGTGCTCGGGCTTCCCCCGGGCTCCTGCCCGTGGCCAACGGCAGCACTCTGAACAAGGGCATCCCTGCCAAGTCTCCACCTCCGCCCACCCACGGCGCCCAGCTCGGAGCCCCCAGTCGCAAGCCTGACCTGAGGGTCATCACCTCCCAGGGAGGAAAGGGGTTGATGCATCATCTG ACGGAGGACCACTTAGATCTG AACAATGCCCAGCGCCTCGGGGCCTCCCAGTCCACCCACTCGCTCACCACGCCAGTGGTTTCCGTGGCAACGCCCAGTTTACTCAGCCAGggcctccccttctcctccatgccCACTGCCTACAACACAG ATTACCAGCTGAGCAGCGCAGAGCTCTCCTCCCTCCCGACCTTCAGCTCGCCCGGGGGGCTGTCACTAGGCAGCGTCACGGCCTGGCCGCAGCCCACGCAGCCTGCGCAGCCGCCCCAGCCGCAGCCGCCCCagcagccgccgcagccgccgccccAGCCGCCCCAGCAGCCGCCACAGCAGCCCCAGCCGCAGCCCCATCTGGTCCCCGTGTCTCTCAGCAGCCTGAT CCCGGGCAGCCCGCTGCCCCACGTGGGGGCCGCCCTCACAgtcaccacccacccccacatcAGCATCAAGTCGGAGCCCGTGTCCCCCAGCCGGGAGCGCAGCCCCGCACCGCCGCCCCCAGCCGTGTTCCCGGCCACCCGCCCCGAGCCTGGCGACGGCCTCAGCAGCCCGGCCAGCGGCTCCTACGAGACCGGGGACCGGGACGACGGACGGGGGGACTTCGGGCCCACGCTGGGCCTGCTGCGCCCGGCCCAGGAGCCCGAGGCCGAGGGCCCTGCTGTGAAGAGGATGCGGCTGGACACCTGG ACATTAAAGTGA
- the MEF2D gene encoding myocyte-specific enhancer factor 2D isoform X2: MGRKKIQIQRITDERNRQVTFTKRKFGLMKKAYELSVLCDCEIALIIFNHSNKLFQYASTDMDKVLLKYTEYNEPHESRTNADIIETLRKKGFNGCDSPEPDGEDSLEQSPLLEDKYRRASEELDGLFRRYGSAVPAPNFAMPVTVPVSSQSSLQFSNPSGSLVTPSLVTSSLTDPRLLSPQQPALQRNSVSPGLPQRPASAGAMLGGDLNSANGACPSPVGNGYVSARASPGLLPVANGSTLNKGIPAKSPPPPTHGAQLGAPSRKPDLRVITSQGGKGLMHHLNNAQRLGASQSTHSLTTPVVSVATPSLLSQGLPFSSMPTAYNTDYQLSSAELSSLPTFSSPGGLSLGSVTAWPQPTQPAQPPQPQPPQQPPQPPPQPPQQPPQQPQPQPHLVPVSLSSLIPGSPLPHVGAALTVTTHPHISIKSEPVSPSRERSPAPPPPAVFPATRPEPGDGLSSPASGSYETGDRDDGRGDFGPTLGLLRPAQEPEAEGPAVKRMRLDTWTLK, encoded by the exons ATGGGGAGGAAAAAGATTCAGATCCAGCGGATCACTGATGAGCGGAACCGACAG GTGACATTCACCAAGCGTAAGTTCGGGCTGATGAAGAAGGCGTACGAGCTGAGCGTGCTCTGTGACTGCGAGATCGCGCTCATCATCTTCAACCACTCCAACAAGCTGTTCCAGTACGCCAGCACCGACATGGACAAGGTCCTGCTCAAGTACACCGAGTACAATGAGCCGCACGAGAGCCGCACCAACGCCGACATCATCGAG ACCCTGAGGAAGAAGGGCTTCAACGGCTGTGACAGCCCCGAGCCCGACGGGGAGGACTCGCTGGAGCAGAGCCCCCTGCTGGAGGACAAGTACCGGCGCGCCAGCGAGGAGCTGGACGGGCTCTTCCGGCGCTACGGG TCCGCTGTGCCGGCCCCCAACTTCGCCATGCCTGTCACGGTGCCTGTGTCCAGTCAGAGCTCCCTGCAGTTCAGCAATCCCAGCGGCTCTCTGGTCACCCCTTCCTTGGTGACGTCATCCCTCACGGACCCGCGGCTCCTGTCCCCCCAGCAGCCAGCGCTGCAGAGGAACAGCGTGTCCCCGGGCCTGCCCCAGCGGCCGGCCAGCGcag GGGCCATGCTGGGGGGTGACCTCAACAGTGCTAACGGAGCCTGCCCCAGCCCTGTCG GGAACGGCTATGTCAGTGCTCGGGCTTCCCCCGGGCTCCTGCCCGTGGCCAACGGCAGCACTCTGAACAAGGGCATCCCTGCCAAGTCTCCACCTCCGCCCACCCACGGCGCCCAGCTCGGAGCCCCCAGTCGCAAGCCTGACCTGAGGGTCATCACCTCCCAGGGAGGAAAGGGGTTGATGCATCATCTG AACAATGCCCAGCGCCTCGGGGCCTCCCAGTCCACCCACTCGCTCACCACGCCAGTGGTTTCCGTGGCAACGCCCAGTTTACTCAGCCAGggcctccccttctcctccatgccCACTGCCTACAACACAG ATTACCAGCTGAGCAGCGCAGAGCTCTCCTCCCTCCCGACCTTCAGCTCGCCCGGGGGGCTGTCACTAGGCAGCGTCACGGCCTGGCCGCAGCCCACGCAGCCTGCGCAGCCGCCCCAGCCGCAGCCGCCCCagcagccgccgcagccgccgccccAGCCGCCCCAGCAGCCGCCACAGCAGCCCCAGCCGCAGCCCCATCTGGTCCCCGTGTCTCTCAGCAGCCTGAT CCCGGGCAGCCCGCTGCCCCACGTGGGGGCCGCCCTCACAgtcaccacccacccccacatcAGCATCAAGTCGGAGCCCGTGTCCCCCAGCCGGGAGCGCAGCCCCGCACCGCCGCCCCCAGCCGTGTTCCCGGCCACCCGCCCCGAGCCTGGCGACGGCCTCAGCAGCCCGGCCAGCGGCTCCTACGAGACCGGGGACCGGGACGACGGACGGGGGGACTTCGGGCCCACGCTGGGCCTGCTGCGCCCGGCCCAGGAGCCCGAGGCCGAGGGCCCTGCTGTGAAGAGGATGCGGCTGGACACCTGG ACATTAAAGTGA